The following proteins are encoded in a genomic region of Streptomyces gobiensis:
- a CDS encoding NADH-quinone oxidoreductase subunit NuoF family protein, protein MNAKQARNDAVPTLASVGPPRLLAGLDKAVRLDRVTHLTVHGSLPMPRAEELVELAQNIDLRGRGGAGFPFARKLQSVIDSARRRDGRTAVVVNGSEGEPSCLKDTALLLNVPHLVLDGAVLSAVALGAEEVRVGVTRVDVERSVRAAIEERGPGLPRIQVTRLPERFVTGESTAMTNGLNQGNALPSGRKIRTSDSGLGGLPTLFSNTETYAQLAVAARLGALDYRATGLPSEPGTVLLTVSGARVIETPTGVPLPYILQLCGSDAGQGVLTGGYHGGWLTPQAASSALVSRESLAAAGSGLGAGAVLPLPGTTCPVGETVRVARWMARESAGQCGPCVLGLPALADALERAARGGGRSALDTIRMRINTVTGRGACSHPDGTSRFVEGALNAFPEHFMEHALGQDCGLPVTGALPVPVEPAAQLALPPGPGSGGDKDSERLVVDWTLCQGHGLCADIVPHVIQLGPDGYPERAVAHVPGRLRQQALRAVRRCPALALRIQESASRS, encoded by the coding sequence GTGAACGCCAAGCAGGCCAGGAACGACGCGGTCCCCACCCTCGCTTCCGTCGGCCCCCCGCGGCTGCTGGCGGGGCTGGACAAGGCGGTGCGGCTGGACCGGGTCACGCATCTGACCGTCCACGGTTCGCTGCCGATGCCGCGCGCCGAGGAGCTGGTGGAGCTCGCCCAGAACATCGACCTGCGCGGACGCGGCGGGGCGGGCTTCCCGTTCGCCCGGAAGCTGCAGTCCGTGATCGATTCCGCCCGCCGCCGGGACGGGCGTACAGCTGTGGTCGTCAACGGCAGTGAGGGCGAGCCAAGCTGTCTCAAGGACACCGCGCTGCTGCTGAACGTCCCGCATCTGGTGCTGGACGGAGCCGTGCTGTCCGCCGTTGCACTGGGCGCCGAAGAGGTACGCGTGGGGGTGACCCGCGTCGATGTCGAGCGCTCGGTACGGGCCGCCATTGAGGAACGCGGCCCCGGCCTGCCGCGTATCCAGGTGACACGGCTGCCCGAACGCTTTGTCACCGGCGAGAGCACGGCGATGACCAACGGATTGAACCAGGGCAACGCGCTGCCCTCGGGCCGCAAGATCCGCACCAGCGACAGCGGGCTGGGCGGCCTGCCCACGCTGTTCTCCAACACCGAGACCTACGCTCAGCTCGCCGTCGCCGCCCGGCTGGGGGCCCTGGACTACCGTGCGACCGGTCTGCCCAGTGAGCCCGGCACGGTCCTGCTGACCGTCTCCGGAGCCCGGGTGATCGAGACACCGACCGGGGTGCCGCTGCCGTACATCCTCCAGCTGTGCGGCTCCGACGCCGGGCAGGGTGTGCTGACCGGCGGCTACCACGGTGGCTGGCTGACGCCGCAGGCCGCCTCGTCGGCTCTCGTCTCCCGGGAGTCCCTGGCCGCCGCCGGTTCCGGGCTGGGGGCGGGCGCGGTACTTCCGCTGCCCGGCACCACCTGCCCGGTCGGCGAGACGGTACGGGTCGCCCGCTGGATGGCCCGGGAGTCAGCCGGCCAGTGCGGACCCTGCGTGCTGGGGCTGCCCGCGCTCGCCGACGCTCTGGAACGGGCCGCCCGTGGCGGCGGCCGGTCGGCGCTCGACACCATCCGGATGCGCATCAACACCGTGACCGGGCGCGGCGCCTGCAGCCACCCCGACGGCACCTCCCGCTTTGTGGAAGGGGCGCTGAACGCGTTCCCCGAGCACTTCATGGAGCACGCCCTCGGCCAGGACTGCGGGCTGCCGGTCACCGGGGCACTCCCCGTGCCCGTGGAGCCAGCCGCCCAGCTCGCGCTGCCCCCGGGCCCGGGCTCGGGCGGCGACAAGGACTCCGAGCGGCTGGTCGTGGACTGGACGCTGTGCCAGGGGCACGGGCTGTGCGCCGACATCGTCCCCCATGTGATCCAGCTCGGCCCGGACGGCTACCCCGAGCGGGCCGTGGCACATGTGCCCGGACGGCTGCGGCAGCAGGCGCTCCGCGCGGTGCGCCGCTGCCCGGCCTTGGCCCTGCGGATCCAGGAGTCCGCTTCTCGCTCCTGA
- a CDS encoding SCO0930 family lipoprotein: MKNRRHTAAASAVVVAAAMVLTAACGGSDSSEQKSDVQPAGDSSSLAPGYGSDGADNAQPSEDQQGEAAGTLALRDVPELGQVVTDSSGLTLYRFDKDSAEPPKSNCEGDCATAWPAVPADDAKAAAGVDSELLGEVERSDGTSQLTLGGWPVYRYAKDNAAGDTNGHGVGGTWHALAADGGKAEKGKAEGGKGQDKGNGKGEGGSAPAGNGAELSAVEDPELGSIVTDAQGRTLYRFDKDSAWPMKSNCTGACLETWKPAKMVDKNSVSGVAAKDVIEFNRPDGTKQLTIDCWPLYWYTGDEEPGDTNGHGVGGTWHAVTPEGKKARKAASAAGS; this comes from the coding sequence ATGAAAAATCGGCGTCATACGGCGGCGGCCAGTGCGGTTGTTGTCGCGGCGGCCATGGTGCTGACAGCGGCCTGCGGCGGTAGCGACTCGTCCGAGCAGAAGAGCGACGTGCAGCCCGCGGGCGACAGTTCATCGCTGGCCCCCGGTTACGGCTCGGATGGCGCCGACAACGCACAGCCCAGCGAGGATCAGCAGGGCGAGGCGGCCGGGACACTGGCGCTGCGCGATGTACCGGAGCTGGGTCAAGTGGTCACCGACAGCTCGGGGCTGACGCTCTACCGCTTCGACAAGGACAGCGCTGAGCCGCCCAAGTCCAACTGCGAAGGCGACTGCGCCACAGCATGGCCCGCCGTACCGGCGGACGACGCCAAGGCCGCCGCTGGAGTTGACTCGGAGCTGCTGGGCGAGGTGGAGCGGTCGGACGGCACCTCACAGCTCACGCTCGGCGGCTGGCCGGTGTACCGCTACGCCAAGGACAACGCGGCCGGGGACACCAACGGGCATGGGGTGGGCGGCACCTGGCACGCGCTGGCCGCCGATGGGGGCAAGGCCGAGAAGGGGAAGGCGGAAGGCGGCAAGGGACAGGACAAGGGCAACGGCAAGGGTGAGGGCGGGAGCGCGCCCGCCGGGAACGGCGCTGAGCTCTCGGCCGTCGAGGATCCGGAGCTCGGCTCGATCGTGACCGACGCACAGGGCAGGACGCTCTACCGTTTCGACAAGGACTCCGCCTGGCCGATGAAGTCCAACTGCACCGGCGCGTGCCTGGAGACCTGGAAGCCCGCCAAGATGGTCGACAAGAACTCGGTCAGCGGAGTGGCTGCGAAGGATGTCATCGAGTTCAACCGGCCCGACGGCACCAAGCAGCTGACCATCGACTGCTGGCCGCTCTACTGGTACACCGGCGACGAGGAGCCCGGCGACACCAACGGGCATGGTGTGGGCGGCACCTGGCACGCCGTCACGCCCGAGGGCAAGAAGGCCAGGAAGGCCGCCAGCGCTGCCGGATCCTGA
- a CDS encoding acyl-CoA dehydrogenase family protein, with protein MPDYGPQPVDRQLPTEEARDLLALVREVVQGEIKPTAAEEEEAGRFPREIFSLLSESGLLALPYPEEYGGGDQPYEVYLQVLEELAAARLTVGLGVSVHTLACHALAAFGSKEQQAEHLPGMLGGGLLGAYCLSEPASGSDAASMRTRATRDGDHWVIEGTKAWITHGGIADFYTVLARTGGQGARGITAFLVPGDADGLTAAPPERKMGMKGSPTAQLHFDGVRVPDSRRIGDEGQGFAVALAALDSGRLGIAACGIGIAQAALDEALAYTAGREQFGRPIADFQGLRFMLADMATQIEAGRALYLAAARRRDAGQPFGQQAAMAKLFCTDAAMRVTTDAVQLLGGYGYTADFPTERYMREAKMLQIVEGTNQIQRVVIARQLAGPESR; from the coding sequence ATGCCCGACTACGGCCCCCAGCCGGTGGACCGCCAGCTGCCCACGGAGGAAGCCAGAGATCTCCTGGCTCTCGTACGTGAAGTGGTCCAGGGCGAGATCAAGCCGACCGCGGCCGAGGAGGAGGAAGCCGGACGCTTCCCGCGTGAGATCTTCTCCCTGCTGTCTGAATCCGGACTGCTCGCCCTGCCCTACCCCGAGGAGTACGGCGGCGGTGACCAGCCCTACGAGGTCTATCTCCAGGTACTCGAAGAACTCGCCGCCGCCCGCCTCACCGTGGGCCTCGGCGTCAGCGTCCACACCCTGGCCTGTCATGCCCTGGCCGCGTTCGGCTCCAAGGAGCAGCAGGCCGAGCACCTTCCCGGCATGCTCGGCGGTGGCCTCCTCGGCGCGTACTGTCTCTCCGAACCGGCCTCCGGCTCCGATGCCGCCTCCATGCGCACCCGGGCCACCCGGGACGGCGATCACTGGGTCATCGAGGGCACCAAGGCCTGGATCACCCATGGCGGCATCGCCGACTTCTATACCGTCCTCGCCCGCACCGGAGGCCAGGGCGCCCGCGGTATCACCGCCTTTCTCGTCCCCGGCGACGCCGATGGGCTGACCGCCGCCCCGCCCGAACGCAAGATGGGCATGAAGGGCTCGCCCACCGCCCAACTCCACTTTGACGGTGTACGGGTCCCCGACTCCCGCCGTATCGGGGACGAGGGCCAGGGCTTCGCCGTCGCACTCGCGGCCCTCGACTCCGGGCGCCTGGGCATCGCCGCCTGCGGTATCGGTATCGCCCAGGCCGCCCTAGACGAGGCACTCGCCTACACCGCGGGCCGCGAGCAGTTCGGCCGCCCCATCGCCGACTTCCAGGGGCTGCGCTTCATGCTCGCCGATATGGCCACCCAGATCGAGGCCGGCCGGGCCCTCTACCTCGCCGCCGCCCGGCGACGGGACGCCGGACAGCCGTTCGGGCAGCAGGCGGCCATGGCCAAGCTCTTCTGTACCGACGCCGCCATGCGCGTCACCACCGACGCGGTCCAGCTGCTGGGTGGATACGGCTACACCGCCGACTTCCCCACCGAGCGCTATATGCGCGAGGCCAAAATGCTCCAGATCGTCGAAGGCACCAACCAGATTCAGCGGGTCGTCATCGCCCGCCAGCTCGCGGGCCCGGAATCACGCTGA
- a CDS encoding TetR/AcrR family transcriptional regulator, whose translation MNNSQQRGARPVHAARDTERSQARRAELIAIGRRLFADTSYDALSMDDIARHAGVAKGLIYYYFKSKRGYYLAIVEASVAELVIRAAGGSDLPRRERVHRTIDGYLRYAQHHQAAYRTIVTGGVGFDAEVLAIRDHVREQLLTAIAEGAWGRSDIPLIARLALVGWLSCVEGVTLDWLEHQELDRDTVRELLVRMLRDTLRAIGDFEPSCPAPVPEDS comes from the coding sequence TTGAATAATAGTCAACAGCGCGGCGCACGTCCTGTCCATGCCGCGCGGGATACCGAGCGCTCCCAGGCGCGCCGCGCCGAACTCATCGCGATCGGCCGGAGGCTGTTCGCCGATACGTCCTATGACGCACTGTCCATGGATGACATCGCCCGGCACGCGGGTGTCGCGAAGGGGCTGATTTACTACTACTTCAAGAGCAAACGCGGCTACTACCTCGCCATCGTCGAGGCCTCCGTCGCCGAACTGGTCATCCGCGCCGCTGGGGGCAGCGATCTGCCCCGCCGTGAGCGGGTGCACCGCACCATCGACGGATATCTGCGTTACGCCCAGCACCATCAGGCCGCCTACCGCACGATCGTCACCGGCGGCGTCGGCTTTGACGCAGAGGTGCTCGCCATCCGCGACCATGTGCGCGAGCAGCTGCTGACCGCGATCGCCGAAGGGGCGTGGGGGCGCTCTGATATCCCGTTGATCGCCCGGCTGGCCCTGGTCGGCTGGCTGTCCTGCGTCGAGGGCGTCACCCTCGACTGGCTCGAGCACCAGGAGCTGGACCGCGACACGGTCCGTGAGCTGTTGGTGCGTATGCTCCGCGACACCCTGCGGGCCATCGGGGACTTCGAGCCGAGCTGCCCCGCGCCCGTCCCCGAAGACAGCTGA
- a CDS encoding DUF6230 family protein — MSKSKRRHRLPEGRTAWKKSAAVAVPAILAVGVMASAMAEGALAASFAVSGTSFQVSSGELSSKGLASFVEVDRSVDGKEHPVALLGIGDAKLSDICQAAPVKTPLGTVVIKLTAGGDAGKVTASNLIIDGEDLVGDATFGTAQIGRDASTLNQVPGVKGPPGKFGLQAGDITVTEVRSNAWSATGGNFRLRGLKLDVSLDGDKCF, encoded by the coding sequence GTGAGCAAGAGCAAGCGACGACACCGACTGCCCGAGGGCAGAACTGCCTGGAAGAAGTCCGCGGCCGTGGCCGTGCCCGCGATCCTGGCCGTGGGAGTGATGGCCTCCGCGATGGCCGAGGGGGCGCTCGCCGCCTCCTTCGCGGTGTCCGGCACCAGCTTCCAGGTGTCCTCCGGTGAGCTGAGCAGCAAGGGCCTGGCCTCCTTTGTCGAGGTCGACCGCTCCGTCGACGGCAAGGAGCATCCGGTCGCGCTGCTCGGTATCGGCGATGCCAAGCTGTCCGACATCTGCCAGGCCGCACCGGTCAAGACCCCGCTCGGCACCGTGGTGATCAAGCTGACAGCCGGTGGGGACGCGGGCAAGGTCACCGCGAGCAATCTCATCATCGATGGTGAGGACCTGGTCGGTGACGCGACCTTCGGCACCGCCCAGATCGGCCGCGACGCGTCCACACTGAACCAGGTACCCGGAGTCAAGGGCCCGCCCGGGAAGTTCGGCCTCCAGGCCGGTGACATCACAGTGACGGAGGTGAGGTCGAACGCCTGGTCGGCCACGGGTGGGAACTTCCGGCTCCGGGGTCTGAAGCTCGATGTCAGCCTGGACGGCGACAAGTGCTTCTGA
- a CDS encoding DUF6114 domain-containing protein: MLLTGRGPARRGPGGWLDERLPQPELRRELRHWRRTRPFWGGLLLILAGAELIVIPLAPMKVMLSLGLGGIAAIGIGLALILAGVFLWMAPQTRHYVSLHALILSVLAFGATNLGGFLIGMLLGIAGSALGFGWTPLSEEDSEEGGEEDDEEDKPAAVEEVAEKVAEEPPSTPGGRTGHRTLAAALPVVLLAAATLPSGPGGRTARPPATDIPAASTPPVVSTTLFAPEGFTLAGVRKIPTADGPLKVMVLRMRAASLTDYRLTTRSGGPELKLGADSLALSGRVTLYLTRIRGCLEGILCLTFTPDELPVPPVIPPFVFMTDVRAEQALVTSDRIVADGLRLRATDRRTQREPS; encoded by the coding sequence GTGCTTCTGACCGGCCGTGGTCCGGCCCGGCGCGGCCCTGGCGGGTGGCTGGATGAGCGGCTGCCGCAACCTGAGCTGCGCCGGGAGCTGCGCCACTGGCGGCGGACCCGGCCGTTCTGGGGCGGACTCCTGCTGATTCTCGCCGGGGCCGAACTCATCGTCATCCCGCTGGCGCCGATGAAGGTGATGCTCAGTCTGGGGCTGGGCGGAATCGCGGCGATCGGCATCGGGCTCGCGCTCATCCTCGCCGGGGTCTTTCTGTGGATGGCGCCACAAACCCGACACTATGTCAGCCTCCACGCGCTGATCCTGTCGGTGCTGGCGTTCGGCGCGACGAATCTGGGCGGCTTCCTCATCGGGATGCTGCTGGGCATCGCGGGCAGCGCGCTGGGCTTCGGCTGGACTCCACTGAGTGAGGAGGACAGCGAGGAGGGCGGTGAGGAGGACGACGAGGAGGACAAGCCAGCGGCGGTGGAGGAGGTAGCGGAGAAGGTGGCGGAGGAGCCGCCGTCCACGCCCGGCGGGCGAACCGGCCACCGGACGCTCGCCGCCGCGCTGCCCGTTGTGCTGCTGGCGGCCGCCACGCTGCCCAGCGGCCCCGGGGGACGTACCGCACGGCCTCCGGCCACGGACATCCCCGCTGCCAGCACACCGCCGGTGGTGAGCACCACGCTCTTCGCACCAGAGGGCTTCACCCTGGCCGGGGTGCGGAAGATCCCCACCGCCGACGGGCCGCTCAAGGTGATGGTCCTCCGGATGCGGGCTGCCTCGCTGACCGACTACCGGCTCACCACCCGCAGCGGCGGACCGGAGCTGAAGCTCGGGGCCGACAGCCTGGCTCTGAGCGGCCGGGTGACGCTCTATCTGACCCGGATCCGTGGGTGTCTGGAAGGCATCCTGTGTCTCACCTTCACCCCCGATGAACTGCCTGTCCCACCGGTCATACCGCCCTTCGTCTTTATGACGGATGTACGGGCCGAGCAGGCACTGGTCACCTCGGACCGTATCGTCGCCGACGGCCTGCGTCTGCGCGCCACCGACCGGCGCACCCAGCGGGAGCCGTCGTGA
- a CDS encoding YciI family protein, producing the protein MIMLHGTQAAYDAMKGIASRENPAWTEADLKAMFDHMGALNNELTEAGELVDGQGLSEPRQARLVTADTDGTPVVSDTPYGETGEVLAGYWVVDVESIDRATEIAARAYRCPVPEGTYNPPVVVQPIPESGAGFEM; encoded by the coding sequence ATGATCATGCTTCATGGCACACAGGCCGCTTACGACGCCATGAAGGGCATCGCGTCGAGGGAGAACCCCGCCTGGACTGAGGCGGATCTGAAGGCGATGTTCGACCACATGGGCGCGCTGAACAACGAGCTCACCGAAGCGGGGGAGCTCGTGGACGGACAGGGCCTTTCCGAGCCCCGACAGGCCAGGCTGGTCACCGCGGACACGGACGGCACACCGGTGGTCTCGGACACCCCGTACGGGGAGACCGGGGAGGTGCTGGCCGGCTACTGGGTGGTGGACGTCGAGAGTATCGACCGGGCGACCGAGATCGCCGCTCGCGCTTACCGGTGCCCGGTCCCGGAGGGTACCTATAACCCCCCGGTCGTCGTACAGCCGATCCCCGAGAGCGGCGCCGGTTTCGAGATGTGA
- a CDS encoding peptidase C39 family protein, whose protein sequence is MTSSPTTRRAVLAATLAAAAGATALPAAAADRSTAAPRPGQGRGAPPRGTTVAYHAWTTLDDWQSGAARGTRAEGGERPGVVIAAPQGTVDYRDPHGGTKRVTWEYATWTSPVCRLAAPASELVASWNAHTPPGTWLRVELHGTYTDRTDTPWYTLGIWTAGDGDDVPRRTSVDDQSDGKSTIWTDTFSIKDTDSGLRLTRYRLRVTLLRAPGSGATPKVWRLGAMSSDVPDRFEVPASEPGEATGVELDVPRYSQDVHIGRYPEYDNGGEAWCSPTSSQMIIEYWGRRPTPEDLAWVNPGYDDPQVCHAARYTYDYQYEGCGNWPFNTAYCATYTDMQGIVTRLNSLHDAERLIRAGIPLITSQSFLASELDGAGYGTAGHLMTVIGFTEDGDIIANDPAADDNDAVRRVYQRRQWENIWLRTKRYDAEGKVRSGTGGVCYIFWPARPSPRQYRALRSLGIC, encoded by the coding sequence ATGACCAGCTCACCGACCACGCGGCGCGCCGTCCTGGCCGCCACCCTCGCCGCAGCGGCGGGCGCCACCGCCCTCCCAGCGGCAGCCGCCGACCGCTCCACAGCAGCCCCGCGCCCGGGCCAGGGCAGGGGCGCACCCCCGAGAGGGACAACCGTGGCCTACCACGCCTGGACCACCCTGGACGACTGGCAGTCCGGAGCCGCCCGGGGCACCCGGGCCGAGGGCGGTGAACGCCCCGGCGTCGTCATCGCCGCCCCGCAGGGCACCGTCGACTACCGGGACCCGCACGGCGGCACCAAGAGGGTCACCTGGGAGTACGCCACCTGGACCTCGCCGGTGTGCCGACTGGCCGCTCCGGCAAGCGAACTGGTCGCCTCCTGGAACGCCCACACCCCGCCCGGCACCTGGCTGCGCGTCGAACTCCACGGCACCTACACCGACCGTACGGACACGCCCTGGTACACCCTTGGCATCTGGACCGCCGGTGACGGCGACGACGTACCCCGCCGTACCTCCGTCGATGACCAGAGCGACGGCAAGAGCACCATCTGGACCGACACCTTCTCCATCAAGGACACCGACAGCGGCCTGCGGCTCACCCGCTACCGGCTGCGTGTCACCCTGCTGCGTGCCCCCGGCAGCGGTGCCACCCCCAAGGTATGGCGACTGGGCGCCATGAGCTCCGATGTCCCCGACCGCTTCGAGGTCCCGGCCAGCGAGCCCGGCGAGGCCACCGGCGTCGAACTGGACGTACCGCGCTACTCCCAGGACGTCCACATCGGCCGCTACCCGGAGTACGACAACGGTGGCGAGGCCTGGTGCAGTCCCACCTCATCCCAGATGATTATCGAGTACTGGGGTCGCAGGCCGACTCCCGAAGACCTCGCCTGGGTCAACCCCGGCTATGACGACCCCCAGGTCTGCCATGCCGCCCGCTACACCTACGACTACCAGTACGAGGGCTGCGGCAACTGGCCTTTCAACACCGCCTACTGCGCCACCTACACCGATATGCAGGGCATCGTCACCCGCCTGAACTCCCTCCACGACGCCGAACGCCTCATCCGTGCCGGTATCCCCCTCATCACCTCCCAGTCCTTCCTCGCCTCCGAACTCGACGGCGCGGGTTACGGCACCGCGGGCCATCTGATGACCGTCATCGGCTTCACCGAGGACGGCGACATCATCGCCAACGACCCAGCCGCTGACGACAACGACGCCGTCCGCCGCGTCTATCAGCGCAGGCAGTGGGAAAATATCTGGCTGCGGACCAAGCGCTACGACGCCGAGGGCAAGGTCAGAAGCGGTACGGGCGGGGTCTGCTACATCTTCTGGCCCGCCAGGCCATCACCCCGTCAGTACCGCGCGCTGCGATCGCTCGGCATCTGCTGA
- a CDS encoding uridine kinase family protein, whose product MNGHSPTASCALTGLAARLRTMPPSCGPVRLIAVDGHAGSGKSTLAGRLARALGGAPVLSLDDLASHDALFGWTGRLTGQVLEPLSRGAAARYAVYDWTRRAFTGEREVPAAPIVIVEGVGAGRRAVRPYLTAVLWMELPPEVSWARGRHRDGPGLAEFWDGWTRAEREHFAGDPTRPYADLLVRQSPEGYELLAGPVRHRPGSPSPDSR is encoded by the coding sequence ATGAACGGCCACTCCCCCACCGCGTCGTGCGCACTGACCGGGCTCGCCGCCCGGCTGCGTACCATGCCTCCGTCCTGCGGGCCGGTGCGGCTGATCGCGGTCGATGGGCACGCGGGCTCCGGCAAGAGCACCCTCGCCGGCCGGTTGGCGCGGGCGTTGGGCGGTGCCCCGGTGCTGAGTCTGGACGATCTGGCCAGCCATGACGCACTGTTCGGCTGGACAGGGCGGCTCACCGGGCAGGTACTGGAGCCGCTGTCGCGCGGGGCAGCGGCCCGCTACGCCGTCTACGACTGGACGCGCCGGGCCTTCACGGGGGAGCGTGAGGTGCCGGCCGCGCCGATAGTGATCGTCGAGGGGGTAGGGGCGGGGCGCCGCGCGGTACGGCCGTATCTGACCGCGGTGCTGTGGATGGAGCTGCCGCCGGAGGTCTCCTGGGCGCGGGGGCGCCACCGGGACGGTCCGGGGCTGGCGGAGTTCTGGGACGGCTGGACGCGGGCCGAGCGCGAGCACTTCGCCGGGGATCCTACGCGTCCGTACGCGGATCTTCTGGTACGGCAGTCACCGGAGGGGTATGAGCTGCTGGCGGGGCCAGTGAGGCACCGACCAGGCAGCCCGTCGCCTGACTCTCGGTGA
- a CDS encoding AAA family ATPase, whose product MDFGTQDSHEPHAPADLAWLRGVDACTVGSYAQAEEEFRTAVRLDAGMADAWLGLHALRADTTTALLRMYEHRHRFGEQRSRHRRTLNSWYWLGWWVQPVLESGRDLLLAHASHWLDGRHVAELDRALAGCPPVEADPQVRFLHACRAYLTKDWEGLVAHTEPLTDDPLLGIEAGLFAGMARVRLEMYGQAEPLLSAALMRCRSEQPQRKELRYWLARAREGTGRTAAALPLYRAVHRVDPAFMDTAARLTAIAEGDGMEDAAGLAQAVTLAGAGLDEAEGRDMSLDTDPLTADGCDVPDPAADGLPFGNGSGSAEPAPVDADAVRERSSLLPGQGGTHRLPAGPSDPVLLAQALDELERMVGLEPVKRQVRALSAQLHMARLRAGQGLPVQPPKRHFVFSGPSGTGKTTVARILGRVFFALGLLGGDHLVEAQRSDLVGEFLGQTAVKANELIDSALGGVLFVDEAYSLSNTGYTKGDAYGDEALQVLLKRAEDNRDRLVVILAGYPEGMDRLLAANPGLSSRFTTRVDFPSYRPLELTAIGEVLAAENGDVWDEEARDELRSISGHVVDQGWIDELGNGRFLRTLYEKSCAYRDLRLSGYPATPNRDDLATLRLPDLMQAYGEVLSGRGPGGPRAEPPFL is encoded by the coding sequence ATGGACTTCGGTACGCAGGACTCCCATGAACCACATGCGCCAGCCGATCTCGCCTGGCTGCGTGGCGTGGACGCCTGCACAGTGGGCAGCTACGCGCAGGCGGAGGAAGAGTTCCGCACCGCGGTGCGGCTCGACGCGGGCATGGCCGACGCCTGGCTGGGGCTGCACGCGCTGCGGGCTGACACCACGACCGCGCTGCTGCGGATGTATGAGCACCGGCACCGGTTCGGTGAGCAGCGCTCCCGGCACCGGCGCACGCTCAATTCCTGGTACTGGCTCGGCTGGTGGGTACAGCCGGTGCTGGAGTCGGGGCGCGATCTGCTGCTGGCGCACGCCTCGCACTGGCTGGACGGCCGCCATGTCGCCGAGCTGGACCGGGCGCTGGCGGGCTGTCCCCCGGTCGAGGCCGATCCCCAGGTCCGGTTTCTGCACGCCTGCCGTGCGTATCTCACCAAGGACTGGGAGGGCTTGGTGGCGCATACGGAGCCGCTGACCGACGACCCGCTGCTGGGCATCGAGGCGGGGCTGTTCGCGGGGATGGCGCGGGTGCGTCTGGAGATGTACGGACAGGCGGAGCCGTTGCTGTCGGCCGCGCTGATGCGCTGCCGCAGCGAGCAGCCGCAGCGCAAGGAGCTGCGCTACTGGCTGGCCCGCGCCCGGGAGGGCACCGGACGTACCGCGGCGGCGCTGCCGCTGTACCGGGCGGTGCACCGGGTGGACCCGGCGTTCATGGATACGGCGGCCCGGCTCACCGCGATCGCCGAGGGCGACGGAATGGAAGACGCGGCCGGTCTGGCCCAGGCGGTGACCCTGGCCGGTGCGGGCCTGGACGAGGCCGAGGGGCGGGATATGTCCCTGGACACCGATCCGCTCACCGCGGACGGCTGCGATGTGCCCGATCCAGCGGCCGACGGCCTGCCGTTCGGGAACGGAAGCGGATCCGCGGAGCCGGCACCGGTGGACGCCGACGCGGTGCGTGAGCGATCCTCACTGCTGCCCGGCCAGGGCGGCACGCACCGGCTGCCCGCGGGGCCTTCCGACCCGGTGCTGCTGGCGCAGGCGCTCGATGAGCTGGAGCGGATGGTCGGTCTGGAACCGGTCAAGCGGCAGGTGCGGGCGCTCTCCGCACAGCTGCATATGGCGCGGCTGCGTGCCGGTCAGGGGCTGCCGGTGCAGCCGCCCAAACGGCACTTCGTCTTCTCCGGGCCCTCTGGCACCGGGAAGACAACCGTGGCGCGGATTCTGGGCCGGGTCTTCTTCGCGCTCGGGCTGCTGGGCGGCGACCATCTTGTGGAGGCGCAGCGCTCCGATCTGGTCGGGGAGTTTCTGGGCCAGACGGCCGTGAAGGCCAACGAGCTGATCGACTCGGCGCTGGGCGGGGTGCTCTTTGTCGACGAGGCGTACAGCCTGTCCAACACCGGCTATACGAAGGGCGACGCGTATGGCGATGAGGCCTTGCAGGTGCTGCTGAAGCGGGCCGAGGACAACCGTGACCGCCTCGTGGTCATCCTGGCCGGATATCCCGAGGGCATGGACCGGCTGCTGGCCGCCAACCCCGGACTGAGTTCGCGCTTTACGACACGGGTCGACTTCCCCAGTTACCGGCCGTTGGAGCTCACGGCGATCGGTGAGGTGCTGGCTGCCGAGAACGGGGATGTGTGGGACGAGGAAGCACGGGATGAGCTGCGCAGCATCAGCGGTCATGTGGTGGACCAGGGGTGGATTGATGAGCTGGGCAATGGACGGTTTCTGCGCACCCTGTACGAGAAGAGCTGTGCCTACCGGGATCTGCGGCTGTCCGGCTATCCGGCTACGCCGAACCGCGACGATCTGGCGACGCTGCGGTTGCCGGATCTGATGCAGGCGTACGGCGAGGTGCTGTCCGGGCGGGGGCCGGGCGGGCCGCGGGCCGAGCCGCCGTTTCTGTAG